In the Diprion similis isolate iyDipSimi1 chromosome 13, iyDipSimi1.1, whole genome shotgun sequence genome, CCCGGGGTACCGGACACAACATGTTGTCCATAATCCAATTTTCTGATATCTTCGCCTAAATTGGTACCTCCGATACACGCATGGCATTGCACGTTCATAAAGTCACCAAGAGCCAATATTACTTTTTGAATTTGTGTAGCAAGCTCACGTGTGGGAGACAGACAGAGAACCTGAGTCTCACGCACCTGCGTATCCAGCGATTGCAATATGGCAATTGAAAAGGTGGCTGTTTTACCCGTTCCAGACTGTGCTTGGGCGATCACATCTCTCCCTTTCATAATTGGTTTAATAGATCGCTGTTGAATTGCCGACGGTTTTTCAAAacctgttgaaataaaattcctggggttacaagaaaaaagaatcacgGTTTGATAGCTTTGGGTTTGCACATTTCTTGGACATGTGTCAGTGCATTACTTTGGATAGTATTTGCATCAAGTTGGAAGCAATGAATGGTCAGTTTAGAGTAGAAAtccttttttatacatttcgtAACCGAGATTGGCAAGTTACGGTGTCTATGTGGTTTTTACTGGCTATCAAGGTCAGGGTAGTAATCAGGGTTcattatattcaaatataaataaatggatCATCTTTAGATTGGTTTTTGGTAGATTACCATTAGCAGATGTATACGAATATGTGTATGCCCAGAGCTagattacagtttttttttaagaatcgtGATGATTTTTAGGTTAGATATGTTCACAGCAGGAAAATTAGCGGGGATATCTTACCGTAGGCATAAATCCCTCGTAGTAGCTCATCGCGGAGTCCCATATTATCAAAAGTCGGGATAACCTCGACATCTTCGCTGGTTTCAAACTCCACATTCGACAAATCTTCAGTTTGCGCGACACGGCGTGATTTTACTTCCGCCATCTTGTTAGAATTGACACTTCGCCACAATCACAATCAGATTTGGTCTAACCGTTTACAAACGGAAGCGACTGGAAGCAGCGACACCCACGCCATGGCCTGCTTCGGCACTGCTCGTTCTAATCCCGTTCCGTCAGAGAGCAGTAGAATCGACTTCCGTCTCCCTCTCGAACGAATTTGGTATTGTTGGAGGGAATGACGCCACCCGGCTTTGCGACCATTTGCAACGTCCATTCCATTTCCGTTTCTGTGGCGTCGAGGGTCGGTTAGTCGATGATTAATTGCATTCAGTAATACGTTGTTGATTTTATAACTGATCTTACCGTTCCGTAGGCGCTCCGGTGAGTACAgatcatttattatttccgtTCATTATCAGCTGAAAGCTTAAAATCAAATAGATTTGGTCTTTGAGGTGTGTTAGATACCTTCTCCGGCATCGGCGTAACGCTATCTCAATTGCCCGTTTAGCCACGCTATGCGGGCGGTGATTCAGATTCCCTTTCGCTGGTGTAAATTTATTTGCGGCGTAATCCATCGAAGTAAGGGAATCTTTCAGCCGAGATTATATTATGCTTCTTCCCGCCCTCCCAGCACTGGTAATATTTACGTTCTAGCATTAGAACAGCGGCTCGTTTTAGGGCACGCGAGGCCCactgaaatttattgaaaacccGACATGGTGCGATGCCTTTAATGGCGCATCGCCGGGTATTTGGTCTACAATATTTCGTAAAGACGGCGTCGCAACTTTTTGCAATTGTatataaagtttgaaaatgactAGATATGCACCGAGCTTACTGCCGATGGCGTTGTTCTTTGCTTTAAATGGAAGCAGtgcagaaaaatgttttgagaaaaaagctTGCCATTGAGGCGTGACCGACGTTGATGCGTTAAACTCCAATTTACGGAATTCCCCTCCTGCCCTCACGAATGTTTCTTACACCATACccataataatatttgttatTTGTGCATATAAATGATTATACTaattatatttctattttgtttttgttacaGCTGATATTTCCTTCTTACAAAAATGACTGAAGAGAAGGTATGTACTTTCAAATTAGCTAGATGTACATTCACACTTTATGGATGGGACCAAGTTATAGATTCGTAAAGATTTATTCTACTCTCGCTGCGTATAAAAATTGCCTTATTTTGTTTCGATTAATCTCAAGCTAGCAGAGCCGATCTTGCTGAACATTAAAATTGGCTAATTCAGCCAAATATTGCTGTAAAAATATCAGCTCTCCatgaaatttgacaaaatttcaattgctAGTTTATTATCTTATTTTACCCGTATGCGGCAACTTGAGCTTTATCTTGTTCTGCGACTTGACCCTGTTGTTACGTTgagaaattgatatttcattatttttccactCGTCTACTTTTTGTCAGAAGAATTTTGTAGAACACAATTTCTCTGATTAATATTTAATGTAATAACTGGTGTTTCTTTCCTTACAGAAAATAGTTTCTACTGCTGCGCCGGTAAGTGAAAAAGCACAACATCACCCATTCGACGAACCAAGCCATGCTCGACATATTTCACATCAATTCAAAGTGAATTTTGTGAGATTTGTTCATCAGTTGGATCGAGCTATAGAAAAGTTGACTCTTCAACAGACACCATATTTGTATTGTACATAATTATGGTCGATTTGAAAGATACAGTACTTGGGTTTCCGCACGTCTAACCTGTTtatcattttgtaaaaatttcgtctTTAAATgtgtgccaaaaaaaaacacttattTACACATAATTCGTTACCATACTTGAAATCAATGAATCTATCCTTCGTTGTCATTAAAGAGCTTTGTGCAGGAACAACTTTATTTATGAAAGTTTCACAAGGCAGTTAAGAGCCaagcatttctttttcttggtTCTTTGAATTTGTCCCTGAAATAACGCACAATAtgtctttattttaattcataGAGAAAAACTAAGATCTTTGTCGGCCGACTGCCAGAAAATTGTCGCAATGATGAATTGCGACAGTTGTTCCTACGATTCGGCGAAGTCACAGAGTGTGATGTGATGAACCGTTATGGATTTGTCCATATGGCAAGGGAAGAGGATGCAGCAACGGCGATCAAAACTCTTCACAATTCAAGTTTCAAAGGAGCAACCATCAATGTCGAACAGTCGACAGGAAAATCTCGAGGGGGTGGTGGCGGGGGTGGTGCTCGCAGAGACAGCGATCGTCGTGGTGGTCCAATGAGAGGGGGGCGAGGAGGTCGAGATGGAGGACGGGACGGACGACCGGGACCTTATAATGATCGTCGAGGTAAAAATACCGACAACACTATGATTAAGAATTTTCATACAAGATGTCAAAATGATCGATATTGTGATATAGTTTGTTCATGCATGTTAAATTGTATATGAAAGTGCCTCAGAACCTGGGCAAGGACTTTCTGTAATTCAGACAGTTCCTAATCTTCCGAGGCTACATCAAATAATCCTTGTATAATCCCAGTTAAATCTCATCATATTTAACTGATTCATGGCAAAGATACAAATCGTCGAAATCAAACAAAAGTGCCGATAATTAAATTGATCATTCAAGCAAAGAACATATGAGAAGCAATGTGGGTTTTTTTCAGGTGGTAGCAGAGATGGCGGCTTTGGTGGCAATGATCGAGGTGGACGGGGTGACTTTGGTAGAAGAGGCGATTTTGGCAGCAGCAGAAATGGCCCCGGTGCCGGGGGTGGTTACAACGACTACGGTAATCGGGGAGGAGGCGACTACACTGGTCGCGGCGCTGATTTCGGCGGTGGATACAACGATCGCGGTGGTTACGGACAAAATAGCGGAAGTGGTCTGGGAGGATACTCGACAAGCTCACCAGGAATGGGAGGAGCGTACGGCCCTGCCTCGGGGGCTTCTGGAGGATACGGACCTACGGCCACACCAGAGTATGGACGAGGTGCAGACTTTGGTCGAGCTGCAGACTTTGGAGCCAGAGCAGATTTTGGGGGCCGTTCTTGTAAGTGTTACTACCGGCTGTGAACCTTATAGTTGTATAGGATCCATGTTCTATATTGAAGTGCAACAGACATGTTTGTTCTATAACGTGATTATATTGGATCGTAGTGATACGTATGACGTTTATACTGATCCGTTTGCAAACTTGTATTTCTCAAAGCAGCTGGTATGGGAGGTGACTTCAGCCGTGGTGGCCCAGCTGATTATGGCCGTAGCGACACATTTGGCGGCGCTCGTACTGCCGAATATCCACCGAGAAACGATTACGATCGCGGAGTATCGGGACCAATGAGGAATGGAGGCGCCACAGCAGCTTATGGCGGAGGTTTCACAGAAGCTGGGTATGCTTTCCCCGAGACATTATGGTTTTTGCTTACTAAACTAAGAGATTTCGTTTTTCCTAACTCTCTTCCAAGATCTCGCTAGTGCATTTGTCCCAAAGAATAATTTGGTTCACGCAATAATTTGAACCCTACTAAGCGCGATACGCCTATTTCACATATTGTAGCATGTGGAGTATTTCACACGAAACATTGctttattcatttgatttgGATGAAAGATAATTTGGTTACAATATTATAACGCCGCGTGACAGGGGTTTCCAGCAGGTCTAGGGGGTGTAACTGTAAATCAGGGATAGACTAATGTATTTCAATAGGAACGAAAGGACTTTTCttagtaatttttctttattggaCAGGCCCATTGGTGCAGTACCCAATTATAGCACAGGTCCCGGGCCACAAGCGGACATGTTTAGCAGAAGACCGGGGAGTGCCGCTCCTAGCGGAGGGTATCCTCCAGTTGGTGGAGGGTGAgtaatttgaatgattttcaataccATCATTAGTTTTAAACAAATATGTATTCGACATTCATACGGCGATCCATATGGCTGGTGAACTCACGATTAAAGCCTCGAAATTTGGGCAAGATGTGTCTTCCTTAAATTAAGACAATTTCTAATCTTTCGAGGCAATATAAAGTCCTTGTTTAATCCCAGTTAAAATCTTTGTATTGAACTGATTCATGGCAAGGATACAATCGCATCAACAACTAAGCTAAACAATCCAATGtccgtttaatttttctgatcAATCGTTTTTCGATATACTTCAGTTACAGCGACGGATATGACCGGACGGATCCCTACGGTCCAAGGAGTGCCGGACGGTGAGTTAATATTAGCACTGATTTTTTGCCGTTCGTACGCATCGTACGTCGTTATAATTCTTTGTCTGCGAGGTTGATATTTAGGCAGCGAACGCATTTAAATGAAAACCGTTATTGTCCCGAATCACAGTTAATTACGACAGTTTTTTTACGACGGTCCTAGACCTTTCTTCGCTTTACCTACACTTCCCTCGTGCCGTTACCCGGCTGCAGAATCACGTTTTTTCGCGTCAGTTTCCATTCAAAAGTCATTTGTTTCTCAAGCGTCAACGAAGGGACAACAATATTTCAGTTTGACTGACGGCAGTCTTGATTCTTCTGCCCTGTAACTCTAACAAGCCGCGGTACGaagcgaaaaaattaatctgcgattttcaatttttgacctTTTAGCTTCCCAGGTCCGGCAGACTCGATGCCGCCGAGGTACTAAAGTACTATACCGATCGGTAGCGTTCGTCGGAGACAAATAAATACCTTGCGGCGATTAGCGTGCGGATATAAACCTGCGCCACAACTGTTTCGATCTGCCctatgaaagagaaaaacgcaGTCCACTCAATTATGAATTACTGAAACctaaatgtataatttatattaaactTGAAGTAACAATTTTAAGGTAACTATCATAAGATGCAGTAAGACCGGGAAAAGTTATTAACGCAAAACTTAGATTTAGGTTGACAGCGACACTATGTAAGTATTAGATTCCCACGACAATTATTGTGTAGCAAAGGTGAACGGATTTCGCGTGACTATCGCTGACCGTTCGATATGATATTTTATACCCTGAATCAAGTTTCATTGAGAATTAGTTTTGTTGCCAAGTTTATCTCACGTATTGTAGAGAACGTATTTTGCTGACGACAGTGTTGGTTTTTAACTGAAATAATATTCCATTCAAGCATAGACCAAAGGCCAACAGTTTGAAACCTTactgaatataatatttttcattcccttAGTTAGCGTAGGACCGCAGTGGAAAGGGTAAACATGAGCTATGAGGGATGTGCTGtgtatcatttatttttttttttatacatgtaacAATTATGTCTGACTGTTCATCAATAAACCGAAAACGTCATTGAGATGATTTTTAATGTATGTCTACAAATTTCTAATGGAAAATCGATACAACATGGAGATAGAACTGAAATACAAAATGTGGAACGGGTGTCTCTTCcctttgataataatttcactaGTCATTAGCCGATCTACCGCAGTGCCCGGTTGTATTGATTTCGTCTCAATCGGCTTTCCGTTATTACATATACacctattttttattctttaataCTATGCTGAATTTCCAAATGTCGCATGATTGTAGCTGGTTCTTCAATGCCCTGAGCGATTGGTTAAAAAACACAATGCACAAATTATAGATAACAAACCAATGATTTTTGAGACAACATTGGCGTTAatttgtttgaataatttaatccGACATATCCCACCTACCGCTCTTTACATGGTAGATTTTATAaacgagtagaaaaaaatatgagactCGTATCGATCCAAATCACGAATCGTGACAATCATGCCTAGGGTGTATTATGTAAGGACTATAGAAATCAAGAAAGGTAATCCATTGACCCCCAACTTTGGGCATACAAGGCTATCGATCTTAGCGCCTGGCCACGCGTTGCCCTGGGATGCGAGCGATGAAGTGGCTGTTGAAAAAGGCTCCTAAAAGTTATGTCGGTTTAGTCCGAAAATCCATTGGAAAACGACCTGGGTTGCCAGAGAACACGATTTGCAGTCACCTTTGTCTGTACGCGTGGCTTGTTTATGCGATCGCACGGCTGGATTAGCTCGATATCAACTGACCATGCACTTATACTCCAATAACGAGAGTGCAACCGAAGCGTTGGCGTTGCCCGGCCGTAGATGCGAGCGCTTAACTGGATTAGCCGGATATCAACGGGCGACGCTCGTCATCCTCTTATAAATGGAGAGCAAAAACAACGGTCTCCTCTTGCCTATATGCGCCCGATAGATGCGGATAGAGACTCTGGCGATTTATCATCCTCCAATAACCGGATAGCGTGAAGCGATTGCGTTTCCGTTCCAAAGCTGATGGCTTTGAAGTGGGAAAAGGTATGTTGAGACGCGTGCGCCCTTcactttactttttcattactACCGTTTTTAGAATACATTCAATTCTATGCCATCATACGTACACATCTGTATCCTCCtattgtatacaatatacatacatacatataatacacctCCGTGTGTAATtcatacattttcaatttaaccGAACTTGCCCCCTATCAAGTATTTGCTTCAGTGGCtgattatcaattttcacTATAACAATTCACATGTTGccataaaatcaataaatagtGCAGAGCGTATGTACTACGTTACTTGCGTGCTATCTACAGCTTTTAGCGTTCGTTTAGAGTTCAAATTGGCTGAAAACTGTGAAAAGTGTTACAAGTTGACGAACTCTGGCGTTAGAGTCATGCCGACGTTTTCTTACACTTCCGACATTGCGCTACTGGAATTTGCGTGGTTAATAATGCGATTAGACAGGATGGTACTGCCACATCAACCATATAAGCCACAGGCTCGTTTAGGGTGCAGATATTTCTGtgtaaaattgatttgaaatggtggcaattattttttttttttcttttttttcgattcatctCTAGTTCTATGCTTTTCCAAAATTGACTGATTTTTGTCGTCTTTCAGCTGTtgatgtaaaattattataacgagGCCGCGAAAAACAAATATACTTGATATTTGACGGTTCACGTGCCGAAAATTAGTCAATGAGGTGCATTAGGTACACTCGTTCTCTaacaaaattcatatttctatACTTTGCGTTAGAGAGTCtgtattaatataattttcttaacAGATATCCACCAGGATGAGCGGACTATTACCTGCATTGAGATGAACTCAAGTTGGAATCCCTCGAGCGATTAAATCCCATCCACGGTGAGGAAAGCACAACAGGTGCCGGATGCAAGGCAGACGACACCGAACATGTGCCATTACTTCTGGTTTGGCTAGCTCTGTTGTaccaaaataaatatataacacaTGACTTACCTAAAAAAGAATCCCGTGTATTCGTATATTTCCAATTCCCTGCATTTTTGTGTACCACCATCGACTGCAGGAGACTTGTAACTTGCGGCTGTCGGAAGTTCACAAGGGGGAGACAAACTGTTGGATTTCTGTAACCCTGATTGAAGAACAATTCCCTATATTATTAGTATGTGTTTAATTGTATAAGTGGATTCAGACCCCAACAAATTGCACGAAGAATTGTGTAAAGCACAAATTGCGATTTCGTAAAATCCGTGCCATCTCTTTATTTCGGCGGCAATTTAAAATGCATTGGAGTGTTTTTCCTCTGAGTTGCGTACAGAATCAGGCTGTTGAGCCCTTTATCGCGCTTGAGATGCATGGACTTCGGAATCTGAAAATGTATACGACAACGTCGGAATCGACCCGGGGACCCCCTTAAATTCGAGTTGCGTTAGGATTtgatacagatatatatatattatatatgtatataccaacTATAATCGGATTTTCATACCACCCAAGTTTGAACAAAGAGGTTCAAATGACGAATTTAAAAAGCAATAGCACCGATAACTTTACAGTATCAAACATATCTcaaaaaaacccaaaaaacTACATTTCATATTGCATCAAATTCTAACTACTCCGATCCGCAGTCTGTTTGCCGGACTCTCAATTGAGTTGGTCAGTTTCCGGTTTCCGCCGCATGTCATGTGTGGTCTACACAACCGTCACAACCTCAACAGTGTGCGCCTGGTGCTCGTAGCGATGCAGGTTTCGCTGTGCGCAAATTCGTACGGATTTGGACAGATAGTGATTCAGTTTGATCGAAcaatcgtttaatttttaaaggGAACGATAGAACGTGAAAGCAAGCCTCGTAGATAAAAGGAATTTCATTCATTCCCGTCCAAAGGTAAGTACCGCAACGACGATTTGGCCCGGTTATTAAATCGGCGTTAACCTCACAAGCCGTCACATGGCGATCGCCAATGTCGCTCATCCGTCTGGTCTGCGGGCGCCAAATTCCAGGCATATGCGTCAGCTTGGCGAGCAGAAGTGATCGCGTTTCGAATATTCGATAACTTGGACCTTATGTCATTTACACGTTGCTACACTTTATGCTAATCCCCACATATGTTTGCTCGCGTATCTCATGTTACGAGGCCGGCCGAAGTTGTGAGAattggaaaattaattttttcgtcgtATCCTCAGATTaccttttcattattattgttcgaCACCAGAGATTGTTCAGTTATTTGCAAAGGTAGTGATTCTTATTAATATCCAAATATCTCAATGTCTGTTAGAGTATGATAAACGCAGCTAGTTGCAAGTATCGTCAATTCTGGAATATTTCAGATGTCTGTGGCCTCGTCAAGGCTCAGCAGTGTATCCTCGATATTGAAAAGCCCAGGCATTAGAGCAAAAGTTGTCAACCAGGCAAACAGAGTACAGTTCAAACTTCCCAAAAATCTCAAGGATATATTGCTCAACTTCGAAAGTGGGATAAATCACAAACAATATGAAAATCTTGTGTGTACCATTCGTGACTCGGATATTAGGGTATGTATTATTATCCCATAttgttatatacatttttggcaaacttATTAATCGACATAGTCGTAATTTCTACCTGTTTGTCACTTTTCacaactcataattttttctagGAAAGCGAGTTGATAGAGTTACTGACGGAGACACACGCTTGTATCACGCTACTTGGCCCGTCCCATAGATTATTTATCGAGGCACTGCTGACGCTTAATTGGACAACCAGATCGTTGCAAGTAACGACGATCTACAAAGAATTCCTTGAAGATCTAGTATCTGCTCATAACTATCATGCCAAGCTTATAATAGACAAGCTAGTAGATCGATTTAAATCCGGTAAGTAAAGCCGTTACGTACCTGACTTCACCTGTCACTCATTTGCACCCTTCAACGGCCCTCGTTATCTGActcattattcattttcagaaGAGGACGACAATGCTACAGAATGGGAATTTGCCAAATCAAAAAAACAGGATCTGCAAACGTTAAGACACGTGCATGACGTCCTGCGGATgcttatgaaaattattcccaTGTAAGGATGTGAATTCTTACGCTCTCCAATGCTTCATAATTTTCTACTGCAGTTGCCGACTCATACTGAGCAGATCGGTTTGTTTATAATGCCTCCTAACAATTGTGTTTCTTTTGTAGGGCTACCGACCTTTTGTTACAATCACTTGTGGCGAACTACCCATACTGGAGGCTCAACACGCAAAGACATGAAATTTACATATACGCCCTTCTTCAAATACTGGAGTATGCCCCACATCTCAGATCTGACATTCTCTCGCTTATAATCAACAGGTATTTAAAACTGGAGGTTGATGTAATATAACCTTATATACCTATTGGTCTGGATATAAATCAATCGTGAATATCCATCAACCCCTAATTTAGCACTATTtccgggatttttttttcttaatcaaCCAAGTATAGTTGAATCAAATTTGATAAGAAAATGACCTGTTATTACACGaggtatttttattcattatgttttgttttcaGGCTAATTGTTTTGGACGTTTATGCGCCACGATCTGAAATAGACGAGTGCGAAGACGACGAAGATATGGATGAAAGTGACGATGGCGCACAGTTCGTATTCACATTAGACGAAGTGCAGGGTGACgcgataaaaaatgagaaacagaaggaaatacgaaaaatgaaacatcCTGTTGCGAACACCTTGGACGTGTGCATGGAGCAGGTgcttgcatatatatataactgctGCCACAATCAGGGAATACTCAACTGGGAATCATTGAAAAGTCTCTATCACGATCTCCTAAAGATGTTTGAACAAATAATATTGCCCACGCACGCCAGCCATCACGTACAGTTTATCATGTTCTATATTTGTAGTTTTAAACCGACAGTATCCGAAGCCTTTGTAAATTGGCTGTGGCAGAAAGTCTCTGACCCAAACGTTGCCCCTGTTATACGACAATCTTCCGTATCCTATATCGCCAGTCTACTCGCCAGAGCAACATTTATTCAACTTGAGTACGTCAATCTTTAATAAACCTATATGTACTTTATGAAACTTATCTTTCAATATTGCACAAGTTTTATCTTGACATATCTCTAGTAtggtatttcaaaaatttgcgTATGAACACTCcctaaataataaaaatttcaattttgcagAGTGATCAAATCAACGTTATTGAAAATGTCGATGTGGATACACAGCTACATATCATCGCAAGATAGCCTTGAGTGCGCTAATAGCGATGTAAGGGTGCACGCGGTATTTTATGCCGTATGCCAGGCAATGTTTTATGTCATTGCTTTTAGGCACAAGCATCTCGTTGAGACAAGAAAAAGTATGTAGACACGATGTCGGTACAAAGCTTTCAAATTGATCGATGATCGTTACTTACGAACTTGTATACTTTCAGACTTGTTGTTCCTTCAAAGCCTGAATCTGACGAAGATTATAGCATGTCGACTGAATCC is a window encoding:
- the LOC124413917 gene encoding glycine-rich cell wall structural protein 1.8-like isoform X1, which codes for MTEEKKIVSTAAPRKTKIFVGRLPENCRNDELRQLFLRFGEVTECDVMNRYGFVHMAREEDAATAIKTLHNSSFKGATINVEQSTGKSRGGGGGGGARRDSDRRGGPMRGGRGGRDGGRDGRPGPYNDRRGGSRDGGFGGNDRGGRGDFGRRGDFGSSRNGPGAGGGYNDYGNRGGGDYTGRGADFGGGYNDRGGYGQNSGSGLGGYSTSSPGMGGAYGPASGASGGYGPTATPEYGRGADFGRAADFGARADFGGRSSAGMGGDFSRGGPADYGRSDTFGGARTAEYPPRNDYDRGVSGPMRNGGATAAYGGGFTEAGPIGAVPNYSTGPGPQADMFSRRPGSAAPSGGYPPVGGGYSDGYDRTDPYGPRSAGRFPGPADSMPPRY
- the LOC124413917 gene encoding glycine-rich cell wall structural protein 1.8-like isoform X2; its protein translation is MTEEKKIVSTAAPRKTKIFVGRLPENCRNDELRQLFLRFGEVTECDVMNRYGFVHMAREEDAATAIKTLHNSSFKGATINVEQSTGKSRGGGGGGGARRDSDRRGGPMRGGRGGRDGGRDGRPGPYNDRRGGSRDGGFGGNDRGGRGDFGRRGDFGSSRNGPGAGGGYNDYGNRGGGDYTGRGADFGGGYNDRGGYGQNSGSGLGGYSTSSPGMGGAYGPASGASGGYGPTATPEYGRGADFGRAADFGARADFGGRSSGMGGDFSRGGPADYGRSDTFGGARTAEYPPRNDYDRGVSGPMRNGGATAAYGGGFTEAGPIGAVPNYSTGPGPQADMFSRRPGSAAPSGGYPPVGGGYSDGYDRTDPYGPRSAGRFPGPADSMPPRY
- the LOC124413917 gene encoding glycine-rich cell wall structural protein 1.8-like isoform X3; protein product: MTEEKKIVSTAAPRKTKIFVGRLPENCRNDELRQLFLRFGEVTECDVMNRYGFVHMAREEDAATAIKTLHNSSFKGATINVEQSTGKSRGGGGGGGARRDSDRRGGPMRGGRGGRDGGRDGRPGPYNDRRGGSRDGGFGGNDRGGRGDFGRRGDFGSSRNGPGAGGGYNDYGNRGGGDYTGRGADFGGGYNDRGGYGQNSGSGLGGYSTSSPGMGGAYGPASGASGGYGPTATPEYGRGADFGRAADFGARADFGGRSSAGMGGDFSRGGPADYGRSDTFGGARTAEYPPRNDYDRGVSGPMRNGGATAAYGGGFTEAGPIGAVPNYSTGPGPQADMFSRRPGSAAPSGGYPPVGGGYSDGYDRTDPYGPRSAGRYPPG
- the LOC124413912 gene encoding RNA polymerase I-specific transcription initiation factor RRN3: MSVASSRLSSVSSILKSPGIRAKVVNQANRVQFKLPKNLKDILLNFESGINHKQYENLVCTIRDSDIRESELIELLTETHACITLLGPSHRLFIEALLTLNWTTRSLQVTTIYKEFLEDLVSAHNYHAKLIIDKLVDRFKSEEDDNATEWEFAKSKKQDLQTLRHVHDVLRMLMKIIPMATDLLLQSLVANYPYWRLNTQRHEIYIYALLQILEYAPHLRSDILSLIINRLIVLDVYAPRSEIDECEDDEDMDESDDGAQFVFTLDEVQGDAIKNEKQKEIRKMKHPVANTLDVCMEQVLAYIYNCCHNQGILNWESLKSLYHDLLKMFEQIILPTHASHHVQFIMFYICSFKPTVSEAFVNWLWQKVSDPNVAPVIRQSSVSYIASLLARATFIQLEVIKSTLLKMSMWIHSYISSQDSLECANSDVRVHAVFYAVCQAMFYVIAFRHKHLVETRKNLLFLQSLNLTKIIACRLNPLKVCQPAVVRNFAAITRTYQLAYCYTIIEHNARSNLPVVQSTNRVTLWLDTFFPFDPYILLRSGRRFTSIYMVYQGSATDEESTLTTCRDDNDDDDFMDETSIPLSSSCNHMDVFSYGTSPGFLQP